From Rhodanobacteraceae bacterium, a single genomic window includes:
- a CDS encoding HEAT repeat domain-containing protein, whose protein sequence is MLTAFRRLFQVLPDEGGKVLTFALLAGLLQAGVAIGMVAADSLFLAGLGIEMLPLVFIFMPVVMLVYAPLYSLLVAGLGVRALFRLTLTLLVIGGLAFGFGGDRFGDETWFLFAAKFYAGLWFIALYTLFWNFADDYFSILDGKRLYGLIAAGSAAGSMIGGGLVSGLTGMVPASKLFLVWSIVAILTFPVFLIALRRYRAIAADDAQSDETLSLPSLLRFIGATFQRSPFALALALICFAMVGLTSGLEYLSLGVFAENRSADQLAALLGGLHALAGALTLIINLFFFNRIVGRLGVGSTALVVPLAYLGAFVFFYLNAGFGAALFAFYAYQALFVAVEYNNINLLYNAMPAGVKRQLRTFIEAMAEPAASATAGLFLYYSANYIDPDNLALTGLLAACGALAIAAFIRQNYVRALAVNLRSDWLDFANPESAWRAQLTAADFTLMRNTAFSGSRPQQLLAVELLWRLQDSAARAALLNFLSTATAEEADRLRPAISGLIQQGDTEALAETLLWLESDHGPHEPEVLDEFTSSGAFPMRRLQTWRHSDHPAHQAAIAVARWNGSRIEEVAQALDEIRELLDGDRESRRYAIRAIGDSRHPRHASELLPFLRDADVELRLEALRSLRKLASPDSSAMLPHVLPLVREGSSEERLLILAIAERIGDTAAVQPLLWAAEHFSSAESRQLEAIIAGMGLKAIPGVIHLLRNVAAPFHSRSVAVRALARLAMPQLLLITEELIDDELKRARDAVMAHRALAADRDDGVGQTVLTRFYRDAAAEGLEFVLEILSLTGRLPDFDLIRASLAFANARDRANAIETIQQSCSRTIFHRICELIEATVPASGLQSAQVETLSVESVLRRAATSNIALEASAGLIAFRERGIAGGFELLRSRLDHSEPGRINEWLIALLPRFVDTDIDFALAAHPVDRVASLVRAEFFSDARILALDYLAAHATERAWTAGELVYDEAAPTEELFILTEGSVEVKHARGGWTASAGATFGQRVLMGDTRRKERAVSNGCRALVLQGSVVMRAIEIFPAMGVSLYQFKTIAAIE, encoded by the coding sequence ATGTTGACTGCCTTCCGCCGCTTGTTCCAGGTCCTGCCCGACGAGGGCGGCAAGGTGCTGACCTTTGCCCTGCTCGCCGGCTTGCTCCAGGCGGGCGTGGCGATCGGCATGGTCGCGGCGGATTCGCTGTTCCTTGCCGGCCTCGGCATCGAGATGCTGCCGCTGGTATTCATCTTCATGCCGGTGGTGATGCTGGTCTACGCGCCGCTGTATTCGCTGCTGGTGGCGGGTCTCGGTGTGCGCGCGCTGTTCCGGCTGACCCTGACGCTGCTGGTCATTGGTGGTCTCGCCTTCGGCTTTGGCGGTGATCGGTTCGGCGACGAGACCTGGTTCCTGTTTGCCGCAAAGTTTTACGCCGGCCTGTGGTTCATCGCGCTCTACACCCTGTTCTGGAACTTCGCCGACGACTATTTCAGCATCCTGGACGGCAAGCGCCTGTACGGCCTGATCGCAGCCGGCAGTGCTGCCGGCTCGATGATCGGTGGCGGCCTGGTCAGCGGGCTCACCGGAATGGTGCCGGCATCCAAGTTGTTCCTGGTCTGGTCGATCGTCGCGATCCTCACCTTCCCGGTGTTCCTGATCGCGCTGCGCCGTTACCGCGCGATCGCTGCCGACGATGCCCAGAGCGACGAAACGCTCTCCTTGCCCAGCCTGCTGCGTTTCATCGGCGCCACTTTCCAGCGCTCGCCCTTCGCCCTGGCACTGGCACTGATCTGCTTCGCGATGGTCGGCCTCACCAGTGGCCTGGAATACCTCTCGCTCGGAGTGTTCGCGGAAAACCGCAGCGCCGATCAGCTCGCCGCGCTGCTCGGTGGCCTGCATGCGCTCGCCGGCGCGCTGACGCTGATCATCAACCTGTTCTTCTTCAACCGCATTGTCGGCCGCCTGGGCGTCGGCAGCACCGCGCTGGTGGTGCCGCTCGCCTACCTCGGCGCCTTCGTCTTCTTCTACCTGAACGCCGGTTTCGGAGCGGCACTGTTCGCGTTCTACGCCTACCAGGCGCTGTTCGTTGCAGTCGAGTACAACAACATCAACCTGCTGTACAACGCCATGCCCGCCGGGGTGAAGCGGCAGCTACGCACCTTCATCGAGGCGATGGCCGAGCCCGCAGCGAGCGCCACCGCCGGCCTGTTCCTGTACTACTCCGCGAACTACATCGACCCCGACAACCTGGCCCTGACCGGCCTGCTTGCTGCCTGTGGCGCGCTGGCGATCGCCGCTTTCATCCGCCAGAACTATGTGCGCGCGCTCGCGGTCAACCTGCGCAGCGACTGGCTGGACTTCGCCAACCCGGAGAGCGCCTGGCGCGCACAACTGACCGCGGCCGACTTCACCCTGATGCGCAACACGGCGTTCTCCGGCTCGCGGCCGCAGCAACTGCTCGCGGTGGAGCTGCTGTGGCGGCTGCAGGATTCGGCGGCGCGCGCCGCGCTGCTGAATTTCCTTTCGACGGCCACGGCCGAGGAAGCAGACCGGCTGCGTCCGGCGATTTCCGGACTGATCCAGCAGGGCGACACCGAAGCACTGGCCGAGACCCTGCTGTGGCTGGAGAGCGACCACGGTCCGCACGAGCCGGAAGTGCTCGACGAGTTCACCTCCAGCGGCGCCTTCCCGATGCGCCGGCTGCAGACCTGGCGCCATTCGGACCATCCGGCACACCAGGCTGCGATCGCGGTGGCGCGCTGGAATGGCAGCCGCATCGAGGAAGTGGCGCAGGCCCTGGACGAAATCCGCGAGCTGCTCGATGGCGACCGCGAATCGCGCCGGTACGCGATCCGCGCCATCGGCGATTCGCGCCATCCGCGGCATGCCAGCGAGTTGTTGCCCTTCCTGCGCGATGCGGATGTCGAGCTGCGCCTGGAGGCGCTGCGTTCGCTACGCAAGCTGGCCTCGCCGGATTCGTCGGCCATGCTGCCGCACGTGCTGCCACTCGTCCGCGAGGGTTCCAGCGAGGAGCGCCTGCTGATCCTGGCGATTGCCGAGCGCATCGGCGATACCGCGGCCGTGCAGCCGCTGCTGTGGGCGGCCGAGCACTTCTCATCGGCGGAGAGCCGGCAGCTGGAGGCGATCATCGCCGGCATGGGCCTGAAGGCCATCCCCGGCGTGATCCACTTGCTGCGCAACGTCGCTGCGCCGTTCCACTCGCGTTCGGTCGCGGTGCGCGCGCTCGCGCGCCTGGCGATGCCGCAGCTGCTGCTGATCACCGAGGAACTGATCGACGACGAACTCAAGCGCGCGCGCGATGCCGTGATGGCGCATCGCGCCCTGGCTGCGGACCGCGACGACGGGGTCGGGCAGACGGTGCTGACCCGCTTCTATCGCGATGCCGCCGCCGAGGGTCTGGAATTCGTGCTCGAGATCCTGAGCCTGACCGGACGCCTGCCGGACTTCGACCTGATCCGCGCTTCGCTTGCCTTCGCCAATGCGCGTGACCGCGCCAACGCGATCGAGACCATCCAGCAGAGCTGCTCGCGCACGATCTTCCACCGCATCTGCGAGCTGATCGAAGCCACCGTGCCGGCCAGCGGCCTGCAGTCCGCGCAAGTGGAAACCCTGTCGGTCGAGAGCGTGCTGCGACGCGCTGCCACCAGCAACATCGCGCTGGAGGCATCTGCCGGCCTGATCGCCTTCCGCGAGCGCGGCATTGCCGGCGGTTTCGAATTGCTGCGTTCGCGCCTGGATCATTCGGAGCCCGGGCGCATCAACGAGTGGCTGATCGCGCTGCTGCCGCGCTTCGTCGACACCGATATCGACTTTGCGCTGGCTGCGCACCCGGTCGATCGCGTGGCCTCCCTGGTGCGCGCCGAGTTTTTCTCCGATGCGCGCATCCTCGCCCTGGACTACCTGGCTGCGCACGCCACCGAGCGCGCCTGGACCGCGGGTGAGCTGGTGTACGACGAGGCCGCGCCGACCGAGGAATTGTTCATCCTCACCGAGGGCAGCGTCGAGGTCAAGCATGCCCGCGGCGGCTGGACCGCCAGCGCCGGTGCCACCTTCGGCCAGCGGGTGCTGATGGGCGACACCCGGCGCAAGGAGCGCGCGGTCTCCAATGGCTGCCGTGCGTTGGTACTGCAGGGCAGCGTGGTGATGCGCGCCATCGAGATCTTCCCGGCGATGGGCGTCAGCCTGTACCAGTTCAAGACCATCGCGGCGATCGAATAG
- a CDS encoding HAMP domain-containing protein: MKLTFNFQTLILLTLTVVLTVATAVWGALVYRSIYDIILGGFDRKLIALSNGAAEFTDGDAHAAYQRPREIGALTAGPEGRLLGYDRSRSQVVEIDPADGGALPAASIELPPLRSLAFDPQSGRLAALAADGLSLSPAVEHAAGFAPVDSLDGAVDQLLFIDGRLYLRRGTRLHPAEGEGEQFELTEAVSSLAPASGPAQLVGIAASDGALLLFEADGSVRRRVPLDPAAQEIAGLAWVDGTLYASGHSLLRIDPTDGKVAADFYPGWYSERDPFFDRHVHAYRRTREIAGLTFLYTLVYLGEDQIRYILDGSLGDDHSPPGYPDDVPDEATINDYAQAQSRGLGFVSGIREWEEWGLIKAASDPIYASNGRIVALSGADVDIGVIRDKTRYALFAVIFVGAGLLLLAGSVSYRVSQSLMRPLRDIKDSALRIAAGYHGSRVDYASDDEIGQLAQSLNALSSRLAAQARQSEAYRAALASGREQIALEHALNEQLAAGVRALPPRMQCEGAAAEFGACAHGELGLVWTLVPGTIDALHICVQQARVQALARALLQRLAPLAAQDALFLTMPALAAVGCWDSSTSQLTIRSREELTLLLIEADGSARSLRCQDGARIALAADQHLAWADGLTLQGSNIDTAGARS, from the coding sequence ATGAAACTGACCTTCAACTTCCAGACGCTGATCCTGCTGACGCTCACGGTGGTGCTCACCGTGGCGACGGCGGTCTGGGGTGCGCTGGTTTACCGGTCGATCTACGACATCATCCTGGGCGGCTTCGACCGCAAGCTGATCGCGCTCAGCAACGGCGCCGCGGAGTTCACCGACGGCGACGCACATGCGGCCTACCAGCGCCCCCGCGAAATCGGCGCGCTGACGGCAGGGCCGGAAGGGCGGCTGCTCGGCTACGATCGCAGCCGCAGCCAGGTGGTCGAGATCGATCCGGCCGACGGCGGTGCGTTGCCAGCCGCGTCGATCGAGCTTCCTCCGTTGCGCTCGCTGGCTTTCGATCCGCAGAGTGGGCGCCTGGCGGCACTCGCGGCGGACGGGCTGAGCCTGAGTCCGGCGGTGGAACACGCGGCTGGTTTCGCGCCGGTGGACAGCCTCGACGGTGCGGTCGATCAACTGCTGTTCATCGATGGCCGCCTGTACCTGCGCCGCGGCACCCGGCTGCATCCCGCCGAGGGTGAGGGCGAGCAGTTCGAGCTGACCGAGGCCGTGTCCTCGCTGGCGCCGGCCTCCGGCCCGGCCCAACTGGTCGGCATCGCCGCCAGTGATGGCGCGCTGCTGTTGTTCGAGGCCGACGGCAGCGTGCGCCGGCGCGTCCCGCTGGACCCGGCCGCGCAGGAGATCGCCGGCCTGGCATGGGTGGATGGCACGCTGTACGCCAGCGGCCACTCGTTGCTGCGCATCGACCCGACTGACGGCAAGGTCGCGGCGGACTTCTATCCGGGCTGGTACAGCGAGCGGGATCCATTCTTCGACCGCCATGTGCATGCCTACCGGCGCACGCGCGAGATCGCCGGACTGACCTTCCTCTACACCCTGGTCTATCTCGGGGAGGACCAGATCCGCTACATCCTTGACGGCTCGCTGGGCGACGACCACTCGCCCCCCGGCTACCCCGACGATGTGCCCGACGAGGCCACGATCAACGACTATGCGCAAGCGCAGTCGCGCGGACTGGGCTTCGTCTCGGGCATCCGCGAATGGGAGGAATGGGGCCTGATCAAGGCGGCCAGCGATCCGATCTACGCCAGCAACGGTCGCATCGTCGCGCTCTCCGGGGCGGATGTGGACATCGGCGTGATCCGCGACAAGACGCGCTACGCGCTGTTTGCGGTGATCTTCGTCGGCGCCGGCCTGTTGCTGCTGGCGGGATCGGTGTCGTATCGCGTGTCGCAGAGCCTGATGCGCCCATTACGCGATATCAAGGATTCCGCCTTGCGCATCGCGGCCGGCTACCACGGCTCACGGGTCGACTACGCTTCCGACGACGAGATCGGGCAGCTGGCGCAGAGCTTGAACGCACTCTCGTCGCGCCTGGCAGCGCAGGCGCGCCAGTCCGAGGCCTACCGCGCCGCTCTCGCGTCCGGTCGCGAGCAGATCGCGCTGGAACATGCGCTCAACGAGCAACTCGCCGCAGGTGTGCGCGCGCTGCCGCCGCGCATGCAGTGCGAGGGCGCGGCAGCAGAATTCGGCGCCTGTGCGCACGGGGAGCTGGGATTGGTGTGGACCCTGGTTCCGGGCACCATCGACGCCCTGCACATCTGCGTGCAGCAGGCCCGGGTGCAGGCGCTTGCCCGCGCCCTGCTGCAGCGGTTGGCGCCGCTCGCGGCGCAGGACGCGCTGTTCCTGACCATGCCCGCGCTTGCCGCGGTCGGATGCTGGGACTCGTCAACCTCCCAGCTGACCATCCGCAGCCGCGAGGAGCTGACCCTGCTGTTGATCGAAGCCGATGGCAGCGCGCGCTCGCTGCGCTGCCAGGACGGCGCGCGGATCGCACTGGCCGCGGATCAGCACCTCGCCTGGGCCGATGGGCTGACGCTGCAGGGCTCCAACATCGACACCGCAGGTGCCCGCTCATGA
- a CDS encoding methyltransferase domain-containing protein yields the protein MPDPADSGTTGPGLTGAEWWERADRHYDSQGELWFGGRRALDLVRETGTPAYAYCAARVSQNVARLRSALAGIGAPVRLLYAMKSNRFGPLLAHLGTLGVGLDVCSPGEVRHALACGFQLSQLSFTAGCLSQADHAAIAGWPELWVNADSLSALRRLAQVSPGRRLGLRINPATALGYNDLVSYAGARPSKFGVYRDRYLEARALATDLGLDLVGLHCHAGCGMLTPHLGALERVYASIAGFLDMAPGIQQLNLGGGLGIPLVQGEEELDLAAWAALTRRYFGERGLRLSFEPGDYLVKDAGILLTEVTQVEEKGGRIFVGVNAGFNVHPEPAYYKLPLVPAPARRLPGPAQTVTIAGNINEALDLWAEDVGLPPVAEGDVLCFLNAGGYGASMASQHCLRTEMSEHLIPRSRQLDLDVDALSESNKLAWDRLYATTGQPVWGEQPLPFLAEFAPAFRAALRAPSRLLDAGVGEGRNLPFLLACGADEVHAIDASSHALDKVPAGLRESVRLRQGDLGATAYAGGSFDGIILLDVFETLPNAEAVLAELYHILKPGGLLLCNIPGLDDGVAGHDMHQLGDDTFLYQSAYFYRFVAPAAAEALMAGAGFELVQSVHREWTEDAHPGYRQDEHRHASHVLLVRRPPARTG from the coding sequence ATGCCAGACCCAGCAGATTCCGGCACGACCGGGCCCGGCTTGACCGGCGCCGAGTGGTGGGAGCGTGCAGATCGCCATTACGATTCCCAGGGTGAGCTGTGGTTCGGCGGCCGGCGCGCGCTGGACCTGGTGCGCGAGACCGGAACCCCGGCCTACGCCTACTGCGCGGCGCGTGTGAGTCAGAACGTGGCTCGCCTGCGCTCGGCGCTGGCTGGGATCGGGGCGCCCGTGCGCCTGCTGTACGCGATGAAGTCGAACCGGTTTGGCCCCTTGCTGGCGCACCTGGGCACCCTCGGGGTGGGGCTCGATGTATGTTCTCCGGGCGAGGTGCGGCACGCGCTCGCTTGCGGTTTCCAGCTGTCGCAACTTTCATTCACGGCGGGCTGCCTGAGCCAGGCCGACCATGCAGCCATCGCCGGATGGCCCGAACTGTGGGTCAACGCGGATTCGCTGAGCGCCCTGCGCCGGCTGGCGCAGGTGTCCCCCGGACGGCGCCTTGGGCTGCGCATCAACCCGGCGACGGCATTGGGCTACAACGATTTGGTCAGCTACGCCGGTGCGCGCCCCAGCAAGTTCGGGGTTTACCGCGATCGTTACCTGGAAGCGCGCGCGCTCGCCACGGACCTCGGCCTGGACCTCGTCGGGCTGCATTGCCATGCCGGCTGCGGCATGCTCACGCCGCATCTGGGTGCGCTCGAGCGCGTCTACGCCAGCATCGCCGGATTCCTCGACATGGCGCCCGGCATCCAGCAGCTGAACCTGGGCGGCGGGCTGGGCATCCCGCTGGTGCAGGGCGAGGAGGAACTGGACCTGGCGGCATGGGCCGCGTTGACCCGCCGCTATTTCGGTGAGCGCGGTCTGCGCCTCAGCTTCGAACCGGGCGATTACCTGGTCAAGGACGCCGGCATCCTGCTGACCGAGGTCACCCAGGTCGAGGAAAAGGGCGGTCGCATTTTCGTCGGCGTGAATGCCGGCTTCAACGTGCATCCGGAACCCGCCTACTACAAGCTTCCGCTGGTGCCGGCGCCGGCCCGGCGGTTGCCCGGTCCCGCACAAACCGTCACCATCGCCGGCAACATCAACGAGGCACTCGACCTGTGGGCAGAGGACGTCGGGCTGCCACCGGTGGCGGAAGGCGACGTGCTTTGTTTCCTCAATGCCGGTGGCTACGGCGCGTCGATGGCCAGCCAGCACTGTCTGCGGACCGAAATGAGCGAACACCTGATCCCACGTAGCCGGCAGCTGGACCTCGATGTCGATGCCCTGTCGGAATCCAACAAGCTGGCATGGGACCGGCTCTACGCCACCACCGGCCAACCGGTCTGGGGTGAACAACCGCTACCGTTCCTGGCCGAATTCGCGCCGGCCTTTCGCGCGGCGCTGCGTGCGCCGTCAAGGCTGCTCGATGCCGGGGTCGGCGAAGGCCGCAACCTGCCCTTCCTGCTGGCGTGCGGGGCCGACGAGGTCCACGCGATCGACGCCTCCAGCCACGCGCTGGACAAGGTTCCGGCGGGGCTGCGCGAATCCGTGCGGCTGCGTCAGGGCGACCTTGGCGCCACCGCCTATGCCGGCGGCAGTTTCGACGGAATCATCCTGCTCGATGTGTTCGAGACCCTGCCCAACGCGGAGGCTGTGCTCGCGGAGCTTTATCACATCCTGAAGCCGGGAGGGCTCCTGCTGTGCAATATTCCAGGGTTGGACGACGGTGTCGCGGGACATGACATGCACCAGCTCGGCGACGATACCTTCCTCTACCAGAGCGCCTACTTCTACCGTTTTGTCGCTCCCGCCGCGGCCGAGGCGCTGATGGCGGGTGCCGGCTTCGAGCTGGTGCAATCGGTGCACCGTGAATGGACCGAGGACGCTCATCCGGGTTATCGCCAGGATGAGCACCGTCACGCCAGCCATGTATTGCTGGTGCGGCGCCCACCAGCGCGCACGGGCTGA
- a CDS encoding Lrp/AsnC family transcriptional regulator yields the protein MTELDRIDRSLLALLQRDARHTNAELAEQVALSPSACLRRLQRLERAGIIRGYRAVLDPAAVGRGLTAFVRVQLERHDAEHVERFAALVAGWDAVVACYTLTGDMDYLLHVAVADLDHFNRFIMGELLKHGGVRDVNTSFVLGTVKPDQGLPLA from the coding sequence GTGACCGAACTGGATCGCATCGATCGCAGCCTGCTCGCGCTGTTGCAGCGGGATGCGCGCCACACCAACGCGGAGCTGGCCGAACAGGTAGCGCTGTCGCCCTCGGCCTGCCTGCGCCGGCTGCAGCGCCTGGAGCGTGCCGGCATCATCCGCGGCTATCGCGCAGTCCTCGATCCGGCGGCGGTCGGGCGTGGCCTCACCGCCTTCGTCCGCGTGCAGCTGGAACGCCACGATGCGGAGCATGTCGAGCGCTTCGCAGCGCTGGTGGCCGGCTGGGACGCCGTGGTGGCCTGCTACACCTTGACCGGCGACATGGACTACCTGCTGCACGTCGCGGTGGCCGACCTCGACCACTTCAACCGCTTCATCATGGGCGAGCTGCTCAAGCACGGCGGCGTGCGCGACGTGAACACCAGTTTCGTGCTCGGCACGGTGAAGCCGGACCAGGGATTACCGCTCGCGTGA
- a CDS encoding STAS domain-containing protein, which yields MQIDLVQEGNVTVLCPRGRIDSSTSPAVERACDDQIARGSTRLLFDLAHVDYVSSAGLRVFLVAGKKAQRAGGRIALCNLQSTVREILAIAGFDRILTTAASRGEGLAKLI from the coding sequence ATGCAGATCGACCTCGTGCAGGAGGGCAATGTCACCGTGTTGTGCCCACGCGGGCGCATCGATTCGTCGACCTCTCCCGCCGTGGAGCGCGCCTGCGATGACCAGATCGCGCGCGGCAGCACGCGCCTGCTGTTCGACCTCGCGCATGTCGATTACGTCAGCTCGGCCGGGCTGCGGGTGTTCCTGGTGGCCGGCAAGAAGGCGCAGCGGGCGGGCGGCCGTATCGCGTTGTGCAACCTGCAGTCCACCGTGCGCGAGATCCTGGCCATCGCCGGCTTCGACCGCATCCTCACCACGGCGGCCAGTCGCGGGGAGGGGCTGGCCAAGCTCATCTAA
- a CDS encoding serine/threonine-protein phosphatase: MTAPIASTARAPAARRIRFGLRFKIILGLTIFNILGTALFAANHYVVERAAIIEGVQQKLATAGRALSEMLPPGYMDRAVTPDAVSPEEYREIVQKLSRYCADTGLKYLYSYYYKDGVFYTTSTSATPEELADGSFAQYWSDYSQPKLQEAWDTWEPRYDETNDEWGHVYFRFNPRVTTAGTRYIVGSDIPIDTLMAKLNTSLRKSILIGFVSFFVVFLFSFWIGSRVSQKISKLSDYTVELAATDFQPVEDLPLRREIAAMETQGRDEITQLASSFMAMEARLNAYLRELTETTATKERLRNELRIAGDIQLSMLPRGFTALHKDDGRFGIDLHGDVKPAKEAGGDLYDYYYLDDDHLCIVVGDVSDKGMPAALFMTVVISILRARATADFIEQPQEILRQTNELLIPQNGMCQFVTLFLGVLNVRTGRLVYSDGGHNHPFLRHAGKPPVMLDFKGGVALGILPGAEYPRYELTLAPGDTLLAYTDGVTDAIAVDESFYGEARLQSELSGVALDATATDWVEVTMHSVFRFAEGHSQADDITVLALRILPPGA, encoded by the coding sequence ATGACTGCTCCAATTGCCTCCACAGCCAGGGCGCCGGCCGCACGCAGGATCCGCTTCGGCCTGCGCTTCAAGATCATCCTTGGCCTGACCATCTTCAATATTCTCGGCACTGCGCTGTTCGCCGCCAATCATTACGTCGTCGAACGGGCCGCCATCATCGAGGGCGTGCAGCAGAAGCTGGCGACCGCTGGCCGGGCGTTGTCGGAAATGCTGCCGCCGGGGTACATGGACCGCGCGGTCACGCCAGACGCGGTGTCGCCCGAGGAATACCGCGAGATCGTGCAAAAGCTCTCGCGCTACTGCGCCGACACCGGACTCAAGTACCTTTACTCCTACTACTACAAGGACGGTGTTTTCTACACCACCTCCACCAGTGCCACGCCGGAGGAACTCGCGGACGGCAGCTTCGCGCAGTACTGGAGCGACTACTCCCAGCCCAAGCTGCAGGAGGCCTGGGACACCTGGGAGCCGCGCTACGACGAAACCAACGACGAGTGGGGGCACGTCTATTTCCGCTTCAACCCGCGGGTCACGACAGCGGGTACCCGCTACATCGTCGGCAGCGACATCCCCATCGACACCCTGATGGCCAAGCTGAACACCTCGCTGCGCAAGTCGATCCTGATCGGCTTCGTCAGCTTCTTCGTGGTGTTCCTGTTCTCGTTCTGGATCGGCTCGCGCGTCTCGCAGAAGATCTCGAAGCTCTCCGACTACACGGTGGAACTCGCCGCGACCGATTTCCAGCCGGTCGAAGACCTCCCGCTGCGCCGCGAGATCGCTGCGATGGAGACCCAGGGTCGCGACGAGATCACCCAATTGGCCAGTTCGTTCATGGCGATGGAGGCGCGCCTCAATGCCTATTTGCGCGAGCTGACCGAGACCACCGCGACCAAGGAGCGCCTGCGCAACGAGTTGCGCATCGCCGGCGACATCCAGCTGAGCATGCTGCCACGCGGTTTCACCGCGCTGCACAAGGACGACGGTCGCTTCGGCATCGATTTGCACGGCGACGTCAAGCCGGCCAAGGAAGCGGGCGGCGACCTCTACGACTACTACTATCTGGACGACGACCACCTGTGCATCGTGGTCGGCGACGTGTCCGACAAGGGCATGCCCGCGGCCTTGTTCATGACCGTGGTGATCTCGATCCTGCGCGCGCGCGCGACCGCCGACTTCATTGAACAGCCGCAGGAGATCCTGCGCCAGACCAACGAGTTGCTTATCCCGCAAAACGGGATGTGCCAGTTCGTGACGCTGTTCCTCGGGGTACTCAATGTGCGGACCGGGCGCTTGGTCTATTCCGACGGTGGCCACAACCATCCCTTCCTGCGGCACGCCGGCAAGCCGCCGGTGATGCTCGATTTCAAGGGCGGCGTCGCACTCGGCATCCTGCCCGGCGCCGAATATCCGCGCTATGAACTGACGTTGGCACCGGGCGACACCTTGCTGGCCTACACCGATGGCGTGACCGATGCAATCGCGGTCGACGAGTCGTTCTACGGCGAAGCGAGGCTGCAAAGCGAGCTGTCCGGCGTCGCGCTCGATGCCACGGCGACGGATTGGGTGGAGGTGACCATGCACAGCGTGTTCCGCTTCGCCGAGGGACATTCCCAAGCCGACGACATCACGGTGCTGGCGTTGCGCATCCTGCCGCCGGGCGCATGA
- a CDS encoding phenylalanine 4-monooxygenase has protein sequence MDQPRRVEHQYTDKGYVPVYTTAVVDQPWDEYTATEHQTWSSLFERQMELLPGRACDEFFDGLKRLGIDGRGIPKFSELNPVLKAATGWTLIAVEGLLPELAFFEHLANRRFPVTWWIRKPEQIDYISEPDLFHDLFGHVPLLSLPVFADYMQAYGEGGLKAARYGSEPLTELTRLYWYTVEFGLMDTPKGLRIYGSGIVSSKGESIYSLDSAAPNRIGFDVRRVMRTRYRIDTFQKTYFVIDSFEQLFRATVDPDFGPIYYELKGASAYPAGAVLDDDRVYQRGSGEGWPADGDV, from the coding sequence ATGGATCAGCCACGCCGGGTCGAACACCAGTACACCGACAAGGGCTATGTGCCGGTCTACACCACCGCAGTGGTCGACCAGCCCTGGGACGAATACACCGCTACCGAGCACCAGACGTGGTCCAGCCTGTTCGAGCGCCAGATGGAACTGCTGCCGGGGCGAGCTTGCGACGAGTTCTTCGACGGCCTCAAGCGCCTCGGGATCGACGGGCGCGGCATCCCGAAATTCTCCGAGCTGAACCCGGTGCTCAAGGCCGCCACCGGCTGGACCCTGATCGCGGTCGAGGGCCTGCTGCCGGAACTGGCGTTCTTCGAGCACCTCGCCAACCGCCGCTTCCCGGTGACTTGGTGGATCCGCAAGCCGGAACAGATCGACTACATCAGCGAGCCGGACCTGTTCCACGACCTGTTCGGGCACGTACCGCTGCTGTCGCTGCCGGTGTTCGCCGATTACATGCAGGCCTACGGCGAGGGCGGGCTGAAGGCCGCGCGTTACGGCAGTGAGCCGCTGACCGAACTGACCCGGCTTTACTGGTACACGGTGGAATTCGGCCTGATGGACACGCCGAAGGGACTGCGCATCTACGGCTCGGGCATCGTCTCCAGCAAGGGCGAGAGCATCTACAGCCTGGACAGTGCGGCGCCCAACCGGATCGGCTTCGACGTGCGCCGGGTGATGCGCACGCGCTACCGCATCGACACCTTCCAGAAAACCTATTTCGTCATCGACAGCTTCGAGCAGCTGTTCCGTGCCACCGTCGATCCGGACTTCGGTCCGATCTACTACGAACTGAAGGGTGCGAGCGCCTACCCGGCGGGCGCGGTGCTGGACGATGACCGGGTTTACCAGCGCGGCAGCGGCGAGGGCTGGCCGGCCGACGGCGACGTCTGA
- a CDS encoding cyclic nucleotide-binding domain-containing protein, with protein sequence MTLAEKLLALHAVYPFSLLRSEELLTIATAMRVHRFEPGAILCEQGGVISRLYVRVEGEAVDTRGTPMQAVLGTTILLTGKPAPFAIKAGPSGYVALSLPRGKFFTVVNECPALLAGFFRMPLLGVDYLAQPSS encoded by the coding sequence ATGACCCTCGCCGAGAAGCTGCTGGCGCTGCACGCGGTCTACCCGTTCTCGTTGCTGCGCTCGGAGGAACTGCTCACCATCGCCACGGCCATGCGGGTGCACCGCTTTGAACCCGGCGCCATCCTGTGCGAGCAGGGCGGCGTGATCTCGCGCCTGTACGTGCGCGTGGAGGGCGAGGCGGTGGACACGCGCGGAACGCCGATGCAGGCGGTGCTCGGCACCACGATCCTGCTGACCGGCAAGCCGGCGCCATTTGCGATCAAGGCCGGACCGAGCGGATATGTCGCATTATCCCTGCCGCGCGGCAAGTTTTTCACCGTGGTCAACGAGTGCCCGGCCCTGCTCGCGGGCTTTTTCCGCATGCCGCTGCTCGGCGTGGACTACCTGGCGCAGCCATCGTCATGA